The following are encoded in a window of Geobacter metallireducens GS-15 genomic DNA:
- a CDS encoding sulfurtransferase TusA family protein: MTTIDLRGVTCPTNFVKAKLALEMVDTGEVVEFLLDDGEPVKNVPRSLKGEGHKLVGLKEVNGYYILTLEKGDD; encoded by the coding sequence ATGACAACCATCGATCTGCGCGGGGTGACCTGCCCCACCAACTTCGTCAAGGCCAAGCTGGCGCTGGAAATGGTCGATACCGGCGAGGTGGTCGAATTTCTCCTCGACGACGGCGAGCCGGTGAAAAACGTTCCCCGAAGCCTCAAGGGGGAGGGGCACAAACTCGTTGGCCTCAAGGAGGTCAACGGCTACTACATTTTGACCCTGGAGAAGGGGGATGACTGA